The Penaeus monodon isolate SGIC_2016 chromosome 13, NSTDA_Pmon_1, whole genome shotgun sequence genome contains a region encoding:
- the LOC119580076 gene encoding protein atonal-like produces MDGAGLVYQQMVHAFADAYHTALCSARPPSPDSGYSSFSPASTPPPSPTRLCPSATPTDAWAPFTTMAQPQRPPSAPLGVLQEFPPLYTATGTTVAPAAAPGLLGKQGLLPPKAASPAQRSSPPQYRTDSFRPSSIPASPAAASAKPPPASPLLSIENKRCDSQQQQLQQQQQQRQPRAGSAPGSHAPSKAQKSSRSSSRCGARKQRSGREVTDGVRKKRRLAANARERRRMDNLNQAFDRLRSVLPQLCDDRKLSKYDTLQMAHTYITTLADLLI; encoded by the coding sequence ATGGATGGCGCTGGCCTCGTCTACCAGCAGATGGTGCATGCTTTCGCCGACGCCTACCACACCGCCCTGTGCAGcgcccgcccgccctcgcccGACAGCGGCTACAGTTCCTTCAGCCCTGCGTCCACGCCTCCGCCGAGTCCCACCAGGCTGTGTCCCTCGGCCACCCCGACCGACGCGTGGGCGCCCTTCACCACCATGGCGCAGCCCCAGCGGCCGCCCTCCGCCCCGCTCGGCGTCCTACAGGAGTTCCCGCCGCTGTACACCGCCACAGGGACGACCGTCgcgcccgccgccgcccccggCCTCCTCGGCAAGCAGGGCCTCCTGCCGCCCAAGGCCGCTTCGCCCGCCCAGAGGAGCAGCCCTCCGCAGTACCGGACGGACAGCTTCCGGCCCTCCAGCATCCCCGCCAGCCCCGCCGCCGCCAGCGCCAAGCCCCCGCCCGCCTCACCGCTGCTGTCCATCGAGAACAAGCGCTGCGACTCTCAGCAGCAGCAgcttcagcagcagcagcagcagcggcagccGCGGGCGGGCAGCGCCCCGGGCTCGCACGCCCCGAGCAAGGCGCAGAAGAGCTCGCGCTCGAGCAGCCGCTGCGGCGCCAGGAAGCAGCGGTCGGGGCGCGAGGTGACGGACGGCGTGCGGAAGAAGCGGAGACTCGCCGCCAACGCCCGCGAGCGCCGCCGCATGGACAACCTGAACCAGGCCTTCGACCGCCTGCGCTCCGTGCTGCCCCAGCTGTGCGACGATCGGAAGCTGTCCAAGTACGACACGCTGCAGATGGCCCACACGTACATCACCACGCTGGCGGACCTCCTCATATAG